AAATGTAGAGCCGTATACTGTTCATAAGCATAAAAATGATCTAATGTCTCCTTTGGTGTCCCATAAGGAAGATGCGTTGCTTGAATCAATGCATCTTCTTTTGCACTACTATACCCCTCACCAGATGGTGCATTTGTAGCAAATAACTGTCCTCCTGTAGGGTAGTAACCTGGCCCATTGTAGTACCATTCAGTTCCAGTTGCTATTTGCCATGAGTTTGGAGTACTTGGATTAATTGTACTTACTAATGTACTAAAAGGCGTTGGCTTTAACGACACATCAATTCCTTCTTGTGCCCAATCTTGCTTCATTAAAAGTGCCGTGTCAGATCCGGCCATTGTCCCACTTACATACATCATAGTAAATTTAAGTTCCTCATTCCCTTTTGTCATGATACCGTGAACATCTTTCCATCCATGTGATTCTAAAAGTTGCTTACCTTTTACTGGATTATATGCATAAGCGTTTTTCATATTAACATCGTAATACGGAGTGCTCGGAACGGAAGGAATCGGTCCATCTGTTGGAGATGCATACCCGTGATAGATATCTGTAGCAATTGATTGATTATCAATCCCCATCTGTAACGCCTGCCTGATATAGAGATGGTCGAAAATTTTACTGTGGTATCAGAAGCGCCATTAATGAGTGGGAGATACCAGTTTATATTGGTTTGAGGTGCAAGAGCATAGATAATCGTTCCGCCAGGTGTAGGTTTATCATTAGCTGACGATACCTGCGATGTAAGCGGAGTGGCAGATGTCGTTCCACATCCAGTTAACACAAGACCAATCCCTAATGTGAGCACTCCAATCAAACTTCGACGCTTATTTTTAAGTATGTACATTACCATAAAAATAACCTTCTCCTTTCATCTACTTTTGTAGTTTACAATAAATATTCATAAAAAACAATAAATTCAGTTAATGTAAGCGTTGTCAAAATAGTTTAACGACCTGCTCCAGTCTACGAATATACATCTATTCTCAGTCCACAAAACATAAAATAAAAACGGACATTCCCTACCACGAGGCGAATGTATCATACACTCTGCACATAAATCTATAAAATACTAACGATGTAACCATAGGTCTTTAACAATGAGGCATCGCCAATGATTGATCAACTTTTACTCAGCATAA
This genomic interval from Sulfoacidibacillus ferrooxidans contains the following:
- a CDS encoding ABC transporter substrate-binding protein, giving the protein MFDHLYIRQALQMGIDNQSIATDIYHGYASPTDGPIPSVPSTPYYDVNMKNAYAYNPVKGKQLLESHGWKDVHGIMTKGNEELKFTMMYVSGTMAGSDTALLMKQDWAQEGIDVSLKPTPFSTLVSTINPSTPNSWQIATGTEWYYNGPGYYPTGGQLFATNAPSGEGYSSAKEDALIQATHLPYGTPKETLDHFYAYEQYTALHLPILWGDNVATLAVHSPELHDSVQYANAVVGYPQIQYWWISNVKS